From the candidate division KSB1 bacterium genome, one window contains:
- a CDS encoding amidohydrolase translates to MKSSGIFLLTLFMSFQLFAQNEVRSKIDALADKIEPKVIEWRRHFHQNPELSNREFKTAEKVAAHLKSLGLQVQTKVAHTGVVGILKGGKSGPVVALRADMDGLPVTERVDVTFASKVRSTYNNQDVGVMHACGHDSHVAILMAVAEVLTELKDDLHGTVKFIFQPAEEGAPPGEEGGARMMVKEGVLENPKTDVIFGLHIGAKTEVGKIEYRPGGLLAAADRFIIKVKGKQTHGSTPWTGVDPITVSAQIINGLNNIISRQTELTKEAAIISVGLIRGGVRSNIIPEECEMIGTIRTLNTDMQKIIHEKIRLTATKIAESAGAVAEVDIQIGVPVTFNDPELTARMLSTVQRVAGGENVVLINAITGAEDFSFYVEKIPGFFFFLGGMPKGMKKADAAPHHTPDFYIDDSGLKLGVRALSNLTLDYMAGQGTN, encoded by the coding sequence ATGAAGTCATCAGGCATTTTTTTACTGACTCTGTTTATGAGCTTTCAACTCTTCGCACAGAACGAAGTGAGATCTAAAATTGACGCGCTTGCCGACAAGATCGAACCCAAAGTTATCGAATGGCGGCGGCATTTTCATCAAAATCCGGAGTTGTCCAACCGCGAGTTTAAAACAGCGGAAAAGGTGGCCGCGCATCTCAAGAGTTTAGGACTGCAAGTGCAAACCAAAGTCGCCCACACCGGCGTGGTCGGGATTCTCAAAGGTGGAAAATCCGGCCCGGTGGTGGCTTTGAGAGCGGATATGGACGGCTTGCCGGTCACGGAACGAGTGGACGTCACGTTCGCATCGAAAGTGCGCTCGACTTACAACAATCAGGATGTCGGGGTGATGCATGCCTGCGGTCATGATTCCCACGTGGCCATTCTCATGGCTGTCGCCGAAGTTCTGACCGAACTCAAAGACGATTTACACGGCACGGTAAAGTTCATCTTTCAGCCCGCCGAAGAAGGCGCGCCTCCCGGTGAGGAGGGCGGCGCCCGGATGATGGTAAAAGAAGGCGTGCTTGAGAATCCCAAAACGGACGTGATTTTCGGACTGCATATCGGGGCAAAAACAGAAGTTGGAAAAATAGAGTATCGTCCGGGTGGCCTGCTGGCCGCCGCCGATCGTTTCATCATTAAGGTGAAAGGCAAGCAAACCCACGGCTCTACTCCCTGGACCGGTGTTGATCCCATCACGGTCTCCGCGCAAATCATCAACGGTTTGAACAACATTATCAGCCGTCAGACCGAGCTCACCAAAGAGGCGGCGATCATTTCAGTGGGATTGATTCGCGGCGGGGTGCGCAGCAACATCATCCCCGAGGAGTGCGAAATGATCGGCACCATTCGCACCTTGAACACGGACATGCAAAAAATCATCCATGAAAAAATCCGCTTGACCGCCACTAAAATTGCGGAAAGTGCCGGCGCGGTGGCAGAAGTGGATATTCAAATCGGTGTGCCGGTGACGTTTAACGATCCGGAGTTAACGGCGCGCATGCTCTCCACCGTGCAGCGGGTTGCCGGTGGCGAAAACGTGGTTCTCATAAACGCCATCACCGGCGCGGAGGATTTTTCTTTTTATGTGGAAAAGATTCCGGGATTCTTTTTCTTCTTAGGCGGCATGCCAAAAGGGATGAAAAAGGCAGATGCTGCGCCACACCACACGCCGGATTTTTATATCGATGACAGCGGTCTGAAATTAGGAGTGCGTGCGTTAAGTAATTTGACTCTTGATTATATGGCAGGGCAAGGGACGAACTAA